A stretch of Colletotrichum lupini chromosome 2, complete sequence DNA encodes these proteins:
- a CDS encoding major facilitator superfamily transporter has product MLEHGYHIIVPMLFTLAGCVVMITTLNVGARYFSMILLVTGPFLGLNVRSWDFFLSRRISIIDWNSCKFLGRQLSYLDHERKEPLSL; this is encoded by the coding sequence ATGCTTGAACATGGCTACCATATTATCGTGCCGATGCTGTTTACACTGGCTGGGTGCGTTGTGATGATCACAACACTCAACGTTGGTGCCAGATATTTCTCGATGATTTTGCTGGTCACCGGACCATTCCTCGGCCTCAATGTACGTTCATGGgatttctttctttctcgaAGAATCTCCATTATTGACTGGAACAGCTGCAAATTTCTTGGGAGACAACTGTCGTACCTCGACCACGAACGAAAAGAGCCGCTCTCATTGTAA
- a CDS encoding major facilitator superfamily transporter encodes MATPPRSKSGSVDVKVGIEWEENAPTRDPLLEPYDLIRDKSPEELKALDRAVRKRLDWKFLPMVCAMLMMNYLDRINVSNARLAGMQDDLHMSDTMWSAGISLFYVGYIISQVPANVIIAKGKPRILLPCCMLGWSITTLCMPAVTAGWGFLLCRFVVGLTEGPFVPAVSLLTSSWYTKHESPLRMGIWHAGNTISQAISGLLAAGVLRNMNGIAGLSAWQWFLLLEGIVSIIIGLASFWFIPNFPESTGTYVLTAEELQMAQYRQTVSAGGRTEDDEGDYWGGVWMALKDPFTYLFSAIHFCLIIAQSYKDFFPSVSQNHVSSHHRSNFITYVRLL; translated from the exons ATGGCAACTCCTCCTCGCTCTAAAAGCGGCTCAGTCGATGTCAAAGTCGGGATTGAGTGGGAAGAAAACGCTCCTACCCGCGACCCTCTACTGGAGCCATACGACCTCATAAGAGACAAAAGCCCGGAGGAGCTCAAAGCACTCGATAGAGCTGTTCGCAAACGTCTCGATTGGAAGTTTCTCCCAATGGTGTGTGCCATGCTTATGATGAA TTATCTAGACCGCATCAACGTCTCGAACGCACGACTTGCCGGCATGCAAGATGACTTGCACATGTCAGATACGATGTGGTCTGCCGGTATCTCGCTTTTCTATGTGGGATACATCATTTCACAGGTTCCCGCAAATGTCATCATCGCGAAGGGAAAGCCACGAATCTTGCTTCCGTGCTGTATGCTTGGGTGGTCCATTACCACTTTATGTATGCCTGCTGTCACTGCCGGTTGGGGCTTTCTCTTGTGTCGCTTTGTAGTAGGCCTGACTGAAGGCCCTTTCGTGCCAGCGGTGTCTTTGTTGACGTCGTCTTGGTACACGAAGCATGAGTCTCCGCTCCGCATGGGTATTTGGCACGCCGGAAACACAATATCGCAGGCTATTTCTGGCCTTCTGGCTGCTGGAGTCCTCCGCAATATGAATGGCATAGCCGGACTATCAGCATGGCAGTGGTTTTTGCTTCTCGAGG GTATCGTCAGCATCATTATTGGTCTGGCAAGCTTTTGGTTCATTCCCAACTTTCCCGAGTCGACTGGGACCTATGTCCTGACTGCCGAAGAGTTGCAAATGGCTCAGTACCGGCAAACTGTGTCGGCCGGCGGTCGCACTGAAGACGATGAGGGCGACTACTGGGGTGGAGTTTGGATGGCACTCAAAGACCCATTCACATACCTTTTCTCTGCTATTCATTTCTGCCTTATAATCGCGCAGTCTTACAAAGACTTCTTTCCATCGGTCAGTCAAAACCACGTCAGCTCCCACCACAGGTCGAACTTCATTACTTACGTCAGACTTCTCTAG